The DNA region ATGTGTAAGGTGGAGCCCAGTCGGAGTTCCCGATCCCGATCGATGTCTTGGTACGGACCCGGCCTCCGACCGTTTTCACGGTCGGGGATATGGACCTTAGTCATCCCGACCGAGTTGTCAATCAGGGTGTGGGCCGAGGCGTTCGAGATGAAGTTGTCGCCTATACAGACGGGTGCTCGTTCCGAGCATGACCTTGGACTAGTCAACAAGAAGTAAGCCCGCTGGGAACTCCGGGTCTCCGTATATGTCGTGACAAAACAAGTAATCATCTAGAGAGTAGGACAACAATAGGCTGCTGCTAGATTGCAACTCGCAAGTTATTGAAACGATGCAGCACCTTCTTTTTTTTATAAGAGATGCATCTCCTTTGGTCCTATTAATTAAAGAGAGCTCGTGCCACTGTCATCCTCTTGTTCCCAGCGATCTCGGTAGCCCTCGTCCATCGACCAGGCACACCTGACCGCCTTCTCCAGCATCTCCAACCGCGCCGCCTCCAGGCGCGGCTCGCCGACCTGGTCCGCGAGCCAGTTCAGGTGCTCCTCCTGGTCGCCGCACCAGAGCAAGCACAAAAGCACAATCAATCTCAGACCCCGCCATCGAGTCTGGCCGGAAACTTCCAATGGCTGACATTGTGGAGCTCGCTTACCCAGTTAGGCATAATCACGTGCGTGTGGCGCTTCGGCCTCCCGGCTTCCTCCATCTGCCGGTAGTGCTCCCGCACGGCGGCCATCATGTCCTCCTCGCCGGGCAGCGTGGCGCGCCCCGACAGGACGGCGGCGACCCACTTGGACTCCATCTCCACTGACTGGAAGATGATGGTCTGCAGAAAGAAAAGGCACGCACGCTCTTCAGTGATGGATGCGTTTTGCACATATTGTGCTCTCTGAAAGATGTAGCCTTGTAGAAAGATTTGATGTTGTCAAATCTGCACCTTAAGTGGTAGCCCGATGAAAGAGAGATTAGGCGCGTATTTTGGGGGGAAGACGTGGTTGTACAGTGGCCCGACACGGTTGTCGTCGACGGCGAGCCCATCCAGGTCAAGGAAAGGGAAATGGTAGTGGTACCTGCAGGTGATTTCGTGCATTACGAAATGGAAAGGAGAACATAGACGATGAGCTCAGTTCGAAGAAACCAGTTTGGAGCGCAATCCTACCCTGTGCAGTAAAGAATACTATCTGCAGCCACTGCCGAACCATCAGTGAAGCGGATTTTGCCGTCATCTTGGATGCAATCTACCTGCTCTCATCGTGCTACTAGTGTGTTAATACAGGCTGCTTTTAGTTAACTTGATTGAAGGGGATGGTGTTCGAGAGGAGGAAAGTTCAGAGTTCAGAACCTCTGTGTGGATCCAGACATTCTTACAGAGCCCGACCTTTTCCAGCCTGTCCTCCGAGTACCTCGACGCAATATGCACTTCCTTTGCCACATGTGAGACCTCTAGAGCAATGTCAGTCCCACTGGCTCCCATCCCTACAACAACAACATTCTGCACGGAGAGTGGCAAACTGGGACTGATGAAATCTTTCAGACTGCAGGATTCCAAGAGGCAACGGGTCAGTACCTGATCTCGAAATGGTTCCGGGACGCGATAGTTGTGGCTGTGCATTTGCTTTCCTCTCCAGTTGTCAATTCCTGCGACACACAAGCATAGCTACTTGGCTAGACATTTCTCTTTGTCTGCGATTCCTTTATTTCTTGGATGATGAAAAGGGAGGGAGCAGACGGCACCTCCGATCTCGGCCACCTGGGGCACCGTCCAGTGGCCGTTGCAGACGACGACGGCATCGAACACCTCCTCCGCGACTTCGCCGTCCTCCCCGCGCCACGCCACCACCCACCGCTCCCGCTGCCCCTGGCCGAGGGGGCGCACCCGCAGCACCTCGGCTCGGAGCCTGACGCGCGCGGCGACGCCGGACTCCTCGGCGAACGCGTCGAGGAAGGCGAGCACCTCCCGGTGGCCCGGGAACGCGCGCGCGTCGCCCGCGAAGACCCGGCcggccagcgggaagtccgagAAGCCCATGAGCTCGCGCGGCAGGTTGGTGCGCAGCGACGCGTAGAGGCTGCCGTGCACGGCGCCGGGCGCGGCCGGGTCGCGGCCCAGCGGGTCGGCGTCCGCGCGCGGGTCGTACGCCCAGGTGCCCCCCGCGCGGGCCGACTTCTCGAAGACCACGACGTCGAGGCCCGCGCGGAGCAGCTCGCGCGCGACCACcagccccgccgcgcccgcgccgacCACGGCCACCGTGCGCGGCATCGGTGCGCCCGATCTCGGGGGTGCTTTGTCTGGTCGGGGTCGGTGGCGTCGTGGCTCGCAGCTGTGCGTGCGGCGCTGGTGACTGGTTAGTGCCGGGATGCGGAGGATTTGATGGCCAATTTGGTGTGCGCTGTGCAGTCAGTGACTGGCTGACTGCAGCGTGATGCTTCTGTGGGTGAGAATACCATGCAACCACCCACGGTCCCACGCCCTCACCCAACCGCGACAACCAGCACGTTCGCAGGCGTGGTTCTGGCGCGGCCTATCGtgcggcggctcgccggggtCATCAAAGTCAAAGGCGTGCCGGCGGGGATTGTTTGACGGAGacttttaaaaaaaaataaaaaaataaaattcgaaaaaggagCCGGATGGGAAAAATTCGAGAAATGGGTACCTCCCTCCCGTtaatcgggcgggaggcgtggggccggggacctcccgcccatccagcgggcgCGAGGttccccgagggcctcttcgcaaataaaaaAATTTTCTTATTCACTAAGAGGTCCCGGCGGGGAcgtcccgcccatccaacgggcgggaggtgtgccgaggggcatcccgcccgttaggcgggcgggaggtcccctcggctatataagcccccacctGCCTCTAAATTtccattttattcagcaaaaacgaaaaaaaaagggaagagaggaagagagaagaggaagcggcgaagccctgttcacacgtcgatttggaggtatattctcattctagtcgTACAATTACttaaaaataactataatctaggaaatatttcttagggtagttatgttttgaatagtttttagtattttttattatttttagtataatttatattctgaatagtttaaattctggaaaatataatctgggaatcgctgaaatttagggttgttgtgtattaatatgtagtataactagtttttaaatgattgacagatatgtcttccgagaagggtattttcagtatatattacggagaaggaaatatgatttatgggccgaatggggtagatttaagtgaattcaactatgcggtcagaggaattaccagaccgcacgagagaatatttgaatccctatacaactggttaatgaggggattaaggattaatcaggagacacacactgtgagtgttcagtgcgtcataaatcgtaccactcatactttgatctgggagctgatgccacttgcaagcaacgaggactggttaacctatctgcaaaatgcaagtcattggcaatggccactggtactccttgtcagtgtgcaccagaaccttttgataaacattgaagctgctccgggggatgaaaatattgatgaagaagttgaggaggcaaacgttgaggcaggtggcaccgcagcacctcattgcgtggctgatgaggggaagaacataccctttattgttgaacagctgcaagacgaagaacgtgaattggatgaagcaatgaatgccgattcgtctgatgatgacgatgatgtgcctaaagaatgggtaagcagcgacttcagtcatcttatCGTAGATGAGGGATCTAGCATGCtttcggattgcagggagaacgaAATTGTCtagggtgcgaggtaccactcaattgaagaggtgaagaaagatgttaagtgttggtctctctcttatgcgagagttcaaaacagtcgagtgcaaatctcgtaagtacgatgtggtatgtgtgaaggagggctgtccGTGGCGGGTACATGCCTATAatggtaaatggaaagattattgggaatgctgaATTGTcgctcagcacacttgtcatttgcagGGGGTGAAGAAGACCCATCGCAACCTTacatcgcaatacatcgcaaatgagatatacgggatgatagtagagaacatgtcatttgaaccaaagtctattatcaggcatattcaggaaaaatacaagtataccatctcgtaaAGCAAgacgtggagtgcaaaacagaaggtgttggagatgaagtttggtacgttcgaggctgcgTATAATAATATTCCTCGATTGCTGaccgtcctatgtcagagaaatcctggaagctattatgacctgaaaagtccagacagaggagaaggtccgccctacatattgcagcgtgtctttttcagcttgggtccatgcattaacgcattccaacacTGCCGGCCTCTCCTGTGCATCGATGGGATCTTTCTTACatgaaagtatagattgcaaatgctgacagctattggagtggatggaaacaatcaattgcttcatgttgcttttgcttttgttgagagtgagaacatagacagttggtactggttcctgAAACAAGTTAAGCTttcagtcgttcgggataggaaAGATGTCTGCatgattcatgatcgtcacgccggcatactaagggcaatactagatttgtAATTGgatgctgcgaggtgttcgtaggctaccactggttgcaattgtggaattcatcgtccgcgggtgtaccgattactttagggatcggttcactaaaaatcaggcatTCATGCAAGATCCCGACAGATATTTTGGAAAAATAATgacagaatatatgactaagaaggcagctaGCGCCCAGCTACGCCACGTACGGTCTGGAATAAATGGTCTTTATTGCAATCTTCCCCACACAATGTCGAAAGAAAAATGAGCAGTGTAGCCTAACGACCAATGAGATAGATATCCCCACCCTTCCCACATTGATCTCCTTGCTCCCAGGTCTCATCCCATCTTACTCTAGTAAAACAAGTCACTGGCATTATATTCTGTTCTGCTATTTACAAATTGTCGTGCTGCTGATTCTCCATAAGAGAGTACTACTATAGAAACCAATGATTAAACTAACATTTTTCTTCCTACCTTCTCCTCCAATCAATTCTAATGGAGGACAGTGCAATATCAAGACTCACCCTACTCCAATAAAGTAATCTTTTTATAGTCAAATATTCATTAGGTAGGCGGTTTAGAAAGATGTGAAGGAAAGGGGCAATCTTTGTATCCAATAACAATTACTTGCTACAAGATACTACGACAACTAACCCAAGGTGGCTTGGATAATTCTAAATGAATCAATAAGCTGTTCTGACAGAAGAAGAGGCTGTCTTTACGAAATTCATGACAAGATTGGAATGCAAAGTTAGGTGCTGCCTTTCTGAACCATGGGCGGAGGGCCCAATGTGGCCCGGTATTGCTTGGGCAATACCTTGGCCTGGCCCAAGAAAAGGTATTATACCCATATGCTAAATTGGCCCAGCCCAAAAAAATAACCCTAACTCCCTAAGCCCATCATCTATCACGCATTCACGCCCCTATccctggccgccgccctccACGCTCCACCCCGTCTGGCTGTCCGCCCGCCGTTGGCCACCCTCCAATGCCCGTCCGCCCGTtcgtccgccgccggccgccctccaccgccccgccgcggcctccaccgccccgCCCCGGGCCGCGCTGCCTCGCCCgcggcctccaccgccccgCACCGGGCCGCGCAGCGACGGCTggccgccgcctgccgcgcgacgccgccccgccccgggcTGCGCCGCGCCGCAGCCTGcgtcgccgctcggccgcccCACGCCCCCGCCCCGCGGCCTCAGCCACGCCGCCcagggccgcgccgccccgctccgGGCTGCGCCGCGCCGCAGCCTGCGTCGCCGCCCCGTGCCCCCGCCTAgggcagcgccgccccgcccgtggcctccacagccccgtccgggccgcgccgccccggcccccggAAGTATGGATACGAATGCAAGGAAAAAGATTGCCTAAAAAGGTATATTTTTGATATGATG from Panicum hallii strain FIL2 chromosome 9, PHallii_v3.1, whole genome shotgun sequence includes:
- the LOC112875580 gene encoding flavin-containing monooxygenase FMO GS-OX-like 2, translated to MPRTVAVVGAGAAGLVVARELLRAGLDVVVFEKSARAGGTWAYDPRADADPLGRDPAAPGAVHGSLYASLRTNLPRELMGFSDFPLAGRVFAGDARAFPGHREVLAFLDAFAEESGVAARVRLRAEVLRVRPLGQGQRERWVVAWRGEDGEVAEEVFDAVVVCNGHWTVPQVAEIGGIDNWRGKQMHSHNYRVPEPFRDQNVVVVGMGASGTDIALEVSHVAKEVHIASRYSEDRLEKVGLCKNVWIHTEVDCIQDDGKIRFTDGSAVAADSILYCTGYHYHFPFLDLDGLAVDDNRVGPLYNHVFPPKYAPNLSFIGLPLKTIIFQSVEMESKWVAAVLSGRATLPGEEDMMAAVREHYRQMEEAGRPKRHTHVIMPNWEEHLNWLADQVGEPRLEAARLEMLEKAVRCAWSMDEGYRDRWEQEDDSGTSSL